Proteins encoded within one genomic window of Nordella sp. HKS 07:
- a CDS encoding ABC transporter permease: MAEARVIRVRAGPRLWLSGLWLTLFALAAILAPLITPHDPLAQDLMLGKLPPAWIAGHEPGYLLGTDSLGRDVLSRLISATRPALIVAIGAGLAACLLGSVLGLLAGFFGGWTDRIISRIVDIWMAFPPVLLSILLVAFFNPSLQSVIIAIAIIDWTRFCRVVRAETMQQRRMDYVESARAMGLTSIATLAREVLPNVLPAIVVLLSLEMGIAVIVEAILSYVNLSVSTDDATWGSMIAEGRGIIYQAWWVLVFPMIALFLTVLAFSQFGEGLKERFDPVLR; encoded by the coding sequence ATGGCTGAGGCGCGCGTCATCAGGGTGAGAGCGGGTCCGCGTCTGTGGTTGTCCGGCCTGTGGCTGACCCTCTTCGCGCTCGCCGCCATCTTAGCACCCCTCATCACGCCGCATGACCCGCTCGCCCAGGATCTCATGCTCGGCAAGCTGCCGCCGGCCTGGATCGCCGGCCATGAGCCCGGCTATCTGCTCGGCACCGACAGCCTCGGCCGCGACGTGCTGTCGCGATTGATCTCGGCGACCCGGCCCGCGCTCATCGTCGCCATCGGCGCCGGTCTCGCCGCCTGTCTCCTGGGCTCGGTGCTGGGACTGCTCGCCGGCTTCTTCGGCGGCTGGACCGACCGCATCATCTCGCGCATCGTCGATATCTGGATGGCGTTCCCGCCTGTCCTGCTGTCGATCCTGCTGGTCGCCTTCTTCAATCCGAGCCTGCAATCGGTCATCATCGCCATCGCCATTATCGACTGGACACGCTTCTGCCGTGTAGTGCGCGCCGAGACGATGCAGCAGCGCCGCATGGATTATGTCGAGAGTGCCCGCGCCATGGGCTTGACCTCGATTGCCACGCTGGCGCGCGAAGTCCTGCCCAATGTGCTCCCGGCGATTGTCGTGCTGCTGTCGCTCGAAATGGGCATCGCGGTGATCGTCGAGGCCATCCTGTCTTACGTCAATCTCTCGGTCTCGACCGATGACGCGACCTGGGGCAGCATGATCGCCGAAGGCCGCGGCATCATCTATCAGGCCTGGTGGGTGCTGGTCTTCCCGATGATCGCTTTGTTCCTGACCGTGCTCGCTTTCAGCCAGTTCGGCGAAGGGCTGAAGGAACGTTTCGACCCGGTGCTCAGATGA
- a CDS encoding ABC transporter ATP-binding protein, whose amino-acid sequence MTDAYLDIRDLSVALHYGGGRLLRRVSLAVKPGEVHALVGESGAGKSMIARAVFGILPKAVAILEGDVTLEGADLNAMPETARRLFIGRRAAFIPQDPLTALNPSKRIAEQISDRLIHILGLPKAKAHERAAALLDEVKIAEPERVMRLYPHELSGGMRQRVLIAAAFAGEPRLIVADEPTTALDVTVQKQILGLIAALQARHGTALLFITHNLGVVAKLCQTASVLYAGKVVEQAAVRELFANPRHAYTRALMAATPRYDRPEESLKPASPELLAELAREVAETDAAWARERADG is encoded by the coding sequence ATGACCGATGCCTATCTGGATATCAGGGATCTGAGTGTCGCGCTCCACTATGGCGGCGGCCGCCTGCTGCGCCGCGTCTCGCTCGCCGTGAAGCCGGGGGAGGTTCATGCGCTGGTGGGCGAGTCGGGCGCCGGCAAGAGCATGATCGCGCGCGCCGTCTTCGGCATCCTGCCCAAGGCGGTCGCGATCCTCGAGGGAGATGTCACGTTGGAAGGCGCCGATCTCAACGCCATGCCCGAGACCGCCCGCCGGCTGTTCATCGGCCGACGCGCCGCCTTCATCCCGCAGGATCCGCTGACCGCACTCAACCCGTCGAAGCGCATCGCCGAGCAGATTTCTGACCGGCTCATCCATATTCTGGGCCTGCCGAAAGCCAAGGCCCACGAGCGCGCGGCGGCCCTGCTTGACGAGGTGAAGATCGCCGAACCTGAGCGGGTGATGCGCCTCTACCCGCATGAATTGTCGGGCGGCATGCGCCAGCGCGTCCTCATTGCCGCCGCTTTCGCCGGCGAGCCGCGCCTGATCGTCGCCGATGAACCGACGACGGCGCTCGACGTCACGGTACAGAAGCAGATTTTGGGACTCATCGCCGCCCTGCAGGCACGGCACGGCACAGCCCTGCTGTTCATCACCCATAATCTCGGTGTGGTGGCGAAGCTCTGCCAGACGGCATCCGTCCTGTATGCCGGCAAGGTGGTCGAGCAGGCGGCCGTGCGCGAGCTTTTCGCAAATCCCCGTCATGCCTATACGCGAGCCTTGATGGCGGCGACGCCGCGCTATGATCGCCCGGAAGAGTCGCTCAAGCCCGCCTCGCCCGAACTCCTGGCCGAGCTTGCGCGCGAAGTGGCCGAGACCGATGCCGCCTGGGCCAGGGAGCGCGCCGATGGCTGA
- a CDS encoding ATP-binding cassette domain-containing protein: protein MAEALFTIAGLHLSLPDLARKPLFGAAPRIEILKGLSFTVPEGAITGIVGESGSGKTSLGRTLIRLLTPDRGRIVFAGRDIAGLDDDALRPLRRDLQVIFQDPFSSLNPRKTVGSIIAAPLLLHKVAGSAGEARSLAGEALVQVGLPTSFAARYPHELSGGQRQRVGIARAVALKPRFILADEIVSGLDVSSQAQILDLLMNLRARMNFTMAFISHDLSVVRRLCDRVIVMRGGEIVEDADTVTLFEKPQHAYTRLLRDSIPLPEVSDGWLKEP, encoded by the coding sequence ATGGCTGAGGCGCTGTTCACCATCGCGGGGCTTCATCTCTCTTTGCCCGATTTAGCGCGCAAGCCGCTGTTCGGCGCGGCACCCCGCATTGAGATCCTCAAGGGCTTGAGCTTCACCGTGCCGGAAGGCGCCATCACCGGCATTGTCGGGGAATCGGGATCGGGCAAGACGTCGCTGGGCCGGACATTGATCCGCCTCCTCACTCCCGACAGAGGCCGCATAGTCTTTGCCGGGCGCGATATAGCGGGCCTCGATGACGATGCACTGCGGCCTTTGCGGCGCGATCTGCAGGTCATATTCCAAGACCCGTTTTCCTCACTCAATCCGCGCAAGACGGTCGGTAGCATCATTGCCGCACCCCTGCTGCTGCACAAAGTGGCAGGCAGCGCCGGCGAAGCCCGTAGCCTTGCCGGTGAGGCGCTGGTGCAGGTCGGCTTGCCGACTTCATTCGCGGCGCGCTATCCGCATGAACTGTCGGGCGGCCAGCGCCAGCGCGTCGGCATCGCCCGCGCCGTGGCGCTCAAGCCGCGCTTCATTCTGGCGGATGAGATCGTCTCCGGCCTCGACGTGTCGAGCCAGGCGCAGATCCTCGACCTTCTGATGAACTTGCGGGCGCGGATGAACTTCACCATGGCCTTCATCAGTCATGATCTTTCCGTGGTGCGGCGGCTATGCGACCGGGTGATCGTGATGCGCGGGGGCGAGATCGTCGAGGACGCCGACACCGTGACGCTCTTCGAAAAGCCGCAGCACGCCTATACTCGGCTCTTGCGCGATTCCATTCCCTTGCCGGAAGTCAGCGACGGCTGGCTCAAGGAGCCTTGA
- the pcaF gene encoding 3-oxoadipyl-CoA thiolase, with the protein MMEAFIVDFIRTPIGRYGGVLSSIRTDDLAALPIRTLLERHREIDPAAIDEVILGCANQAGEDNRNVARMATLLAGLPETVPGLTVNRLCASGLDAVIAAARAVRTGEADLVIAGGVESMSRAPLVMPKAEAAFSRNTELYDTTIGWRFVNPLMKTRYGIDSMPETAENVAADYQISRADQDAYAAQSQTRAVKAQESGRFAEEIVAVPVPQKKGETLSVATDEHPRAGTTVEKLSKLPTPFRNPGTVTAGNSPGVNDGAAALLIASERAVAKYGLAPLARVVGAASVGVAPRIMGIGPVPATEKLMRRQGWKIGDFDIIELNEAFAAQVLAVTRALAITAEDENFNPNGGAIALGHPLGASGARIAGTAALELKKRGGKRALVTLCVGVGQGVALALER; encoded by the coding sequence ATCATGGAAGCCTTTATAGTCGATTTCATTCGAACCCCGATCGGGCGCTATGGCGGTGTCCTGTCGTCGATACGCACTGATGACCTCGCGGCTCTCCCGATCCGCACGCTTCTCGAGCGGCATAGAGAGATCGATCCGGCGGCGATCGATGAGGTCATCCTGGGTTGCGCCAACCAGGCGGGCGAAGATAACCGCAATGTCGCCCGCATGGCCACCTTGCTGGCGGGCCTCCCCGAAACCGTGCCGGGACTGACCGTCAACCGGCTCTGCGCCTCGGGCCTCGATGCGGTCATCGCCGCGGCGCGCGCGGTCAGGACCGGCGAGGCCGATCTGGTGATCGCGGGCGGCGTCGAATCCATGTCGCGGGCTCCTTTGGTGATGCCCAAGGCGGAAGCCGCTTTCTCCCGCAACACCGAGCTTTACGACACGACCATCGGCTGGCGTTTCGTCAACCCGCTGATGAAGACGCGATATGGCATCGATTCGATGCCCGAGACGGCGGAGAATGTCGCCGCCGACTACCAGATCTCGCGCGCCGATCAGGACGCCTATGCGGCGCAAAGCCAGACCCGTGCCGTGAAGGCGCAAGAGAGTGGCCGCTTCGCTGAAGAGATCGTCGCCGTGCCGGTGCCGCAGAAGAAAGGCGAGACTCTGTCGGTCGCCACCGATGAGCATCCGCGCGCCGGCACGACGGTCGAGAAGTTGTCGAAACTGCCGACGCCCTTCCGCAATCCGGGCACGGTGACCGCCGGCAATTCACCGGGCGTCAATGACGGCGCCGCTGCTTTGCTGATCGCGTCGGAGAGGGCCGTGGCGAAATACGGCCTCGCGCCTTTGGCACGCGTGGTCGGCGCGGCAAGCGTGGGCGTGGCGCCGCGCATCATGGGCATCGGCCCGGTGCCGGCGACGGAGAAACTCATGCGACGGCAAGGCTGGAAGATCGGCGACTTCGACATCATCGAGCTCAATGAGGCCTTCGCGGCGCAAGTCCTCGCCGTGACTCGTGCGCTTGCCATCACGGCGGAGGACGAAAATTTCAATCCGAATGGCGGCGCCATCGCGCTCGGCCATCCGCTCGGCGCCTCGGGCGCCCGCATCGCCGGCACCGCCGCACTTGAGCTCAAGAAGCGCGGCGGCAAGCGCGCGCTGGTGACGCTGTGTGTCGGTGTCGGCCAGGGCGTGGCTCTGGCGCTCGAACGCTAG
- a CDS encoding D-amino acid dehydrogenase, with translation MKVIVLGAGIVGVTSAYQLAKAGHAVTVIDRQQGPALETSFANAGEVSFGYCSPWAAPGIPMKAVKWLFMQHAPLILRPKVDAAMISWLVRMLSNCTSERYAINKSRMLRIADYSRVSLAALREETGIAYDERMQGTLQLFRTQAQLDASAKDVKALAADGIPYEVLDRDGCIRVEPALKHVREKIVGGLLTPKDETGDCFKFASALATKAEEIGVRFAYGTEIQGLDVEAGHVRGVVTAREKFAADAVVVALGSYSPLLVRPFGIRLPVYPVKGYSLTIPITDATRAPESTVMDETYKIAITRLGDRIRVGGMAEISGYTNDLGMARRRTLEHSVMDLFPGGDASKGSFWSGLRPMTPDGTPVIGATKIAGLFLNTGHGTLGWTMSTGSARVIADLVGGRKPEIDTTDLAITRYG, from the coding sequence ATGAAAGTCATCGTTCTCGGCGCCGGCATCGTGGGTGTCACGTCGGCCTACCAGCTTGCCAAGGCGGGACATGCGGTCACGGTCATCGACCGTCAGCAGGGCCCTGCGCTGGAGACCAGCTTCGCCAATGCCGGCGAGGTCTCCTTCGGCTATTGTTCGCCCTGGGCCGCGCCCGGCATCCCCATGAAGGCGGTGAAATGGCTCTTCATGCAGCACGCGCCGCTGATCCTGCGTCCCAAGGTCGACGCCGCCATGATTTCCTGGCTGGTGAGGATGCTCTCCAACTGCACCTCCGAGCGTTACGCGATCAACAAGAGCCGCATGCTGCGCATTGCCGACTACAGCCGCGTCTCGCTCGCAGCGCTGCGCGAGGAGACCGGCATTGCCTATGACGAGCGCATGCAGGGCACGCTGCAACTATTCCGCACTCAGGCGCAACTCGACGCCTCGGCCAAGGACGTCAAGGCGCTCGCCGCCGACGGCATCCCCTACGAGGTGCTCGATCGCGATGGCTGTATCCGCGTCGAACCTGCCCTGAAGCATGTGCGCGAGAAAATCGTCGGCGGCCTGCTGACGCCGAAGGACGAGACCGGCGACTGCTTCAAGTTCGCCAGTGCGCTGGCAACGAAGGCGGAAGAGATCGGCGTTCGCTTTGCCTACGGCACCGAGATCCAGGGTCTGGATGTCGAGGCCGGCCACGTGCGCGGCGTCGTCACCGCTAGAGAAAAGTTTGCCGCCGATGCGGTGGTCGTGGCTCTCGGCAGCTATTCACCGCTCCTGGTGCGGCCCTTCGGAATCCGCCTGCCGGTCTATCCGGTCAAGGGCTACTCGCTGACCATTCCGATTACCGACGCAACGCGCGCGCCGGAATCGACGGTGATGGACGAGACCTACAAGATCGCCATCACCCGGCTCGGCGATCGCATCCGCGTCGGCGGCATGGCAGAAATCTCTGGCTATACCAACGATCTCGGCATGGCCCGCCGGCGCACGCTGGAGCATTCCGTCATGGACCTCTTCCCGGGTGGCGACGCCAGCAAGGGCTCGTTCTGGTCGGGCCTGCGTCCCATGACGCCGGACGGCACACCGGTCATCGGCGCGACGAAGATCGCCGGCCTTTTCCTCAACACGGGCCACGGCACGCTCGGCTGGACGATGAGCACAGGTTCGGCCCGCGTCATCGCCGATCTTGTCGGCGGCCGTAAGCCGGAGATAGATACGACCGATCTCGCCATCACCAGGTATGGCTGA
- the alr gene encoding alanine racemase: MDCLITTNRQGGTTRAGGAPGYLTLDLSALARNYERLAAEVAPARAAAVVKADAYGLGADRVAAKLYAHGCRHFFVAQFAEALRLRPLLSADAMFFVLNGLQPGNEDACAREGIVPVINSLEQWQQWASAAQALGRKLPAVLQFDTGMSRLGVPPEERSALASLLEAESGIDVLFIMSHLASADEETSEQNGDQLAEMNRVAAAFPQFPVSFANSGGIILGKAYHGVLARPGIALYGGAPTAGRPNPMEPVVRLDVAVVQTRTVPAGTRVGYSGSHVTAETTRLATIAAGYADGLPRSLSNRGAVYHDGIRLPIVGRVSMDSITIDISALPEGRLKLGSLVEVLGPHQTLEDVARHAGTISYEILTGLGHRFERRYR; encoded by the coding sequence ATGGACTGCTTAATCACGACAAACAGACAGGGCGGAACGACCCGCGCGGGTGGCGCGCCGGGCTACCTGACCCTTGATCTTTCGGCCCTTGCCCGCAACTATGAGCGGCTGGCGGCGGAGGTCGCGCCGGCGCGTGCGGCGGCCGTCGTCAAGGCGGATGCCTACGGCCTCGGCGCCGACCGGGTCGCCGCGAAGCTCTACGCCCATGGCTGCCGACATTTCTTTGTCGCCCAGTTCGCGGAAGCCCTGCGCCTGCGTCCACTTCTTTCCGCCGATGCGATGTTCTTCGTGCTGAACGGCCTCCAGCCCGGCAATGAGGACGCCTGCGCCCGCGAAGGTATCGTGCCCGTGATCAACTCGCTGGAACAGTGGCAGCAATGGGCAAGCGCCGCGCAGGCGCTCGGCCGCAAGCTGCCGGCGGTACTGCAATTCGACACCGGCATGTCGCGCCTCGGCGTGCCGCCGGAAGAGCGCTCTGCGCTTGCCAGCCTCCTGGAAGCCGAGAGCGGGATCGATGTCCTGTTTATCATGAGCCACCTCGCCTCCGCCGATGAGGAGACAAGCGAACAGAACGGCGACCAGCTTGCTGAAATGAACCGCGTCGCGGCGGCGTTTCCGCAATTCCCCGTCTCTTTCGCGAATTCGGGCGGCATCATCCTCGGCAAGGCCTATCATGGCGTGCTCGCCCGCCCTGGCATCGCGCTTTATGGCGGCGCGCCGACGGCAGGCAGGCCGAATCCGATGGAGCCGGTCGTGCGGCTCGACGTCGCCGTGGTGCAGACGCGGACCGTACCGGCCGGCACGCGCGTCGGCTATAGCGGATCGCATGTCACCGCGGAAACTACCCGGCTTGCCACCATCGCCGCCGGCTATGCAGACGGCCTGCCACGCAGCCTCAGCAACAGGGGGGCGGTCTATCACGACGGCATCCGCCTGCCCATCGTCGGGCGCGTCTCCATGGACAGCATCACCATCGACATCTCCGCTTTGCCGGAGGGCCGCCTCAAGCTCGGCAGCCTCGTGGAAGTGCTGGGGCCGCACCAGACGCTGGAGGACGTGGCGCGCCACGCCGGCACCATTTCCTACGAAATACTGACAGGTCTCGGCCACCGCTTCGAGCGGCGATACCGCTGA
- a CDS encoding Lrp/AsnC family transcriptional regulator, whose translation MTALDAIDRNILRLLRLDARMSNARLATEVGLSPSACLRRIKLMEKAGVIRGYTALVDAGNAESAIAVIINITLERQTEDHLDRFEAAVRKHPEIRECFLMTGGSDYLLRVEVANAGEFERIHKEILSALPGVSRIHSSFSIRNVLATRPKRRN comes from the coding sequence ATGACCGCCCTGGACGCTATCGACCGCAACATCCTTCGGCTCCTCAGGCTCGATGCGCGCATGAGCAATGCGCGCCTCGCCACCGAAGTCGGTCTTTCGCCCTCGGCCTGTCTCCGCCGGATCAAACTTATGGAAAAAGCCGGCGTCATCCGCGGCTATACGGCGCTGGTGGATGCGGGAAATGCCGAATCGGCCATAGCGGTCATCATCAACATCACGCTCGAACGGCAGACGGAGGACCACCTCGACCGCTTCGAGGCGGCGGTGCGTAAGCATCCGGAGATCCGCGAATGCTTCCTGATGACGGGCGGCTCGGATTACCTGCTGCGCGTCGAGGTCGCCAATGCGGGTGAGTTCGAGCGCATCCACAAGGAAATCCTCTCGGCACTGCCCGGCGTATCACGAATTCACTCGAGCTTCTCGATCCGCAATGTCCTTGCAACCCGTCCGAAGAGGCGGAATTGA
- a CDS encoding Gfo/Idh/MocA family protein: MTSLPKVRIGMVGYGGMGKAHSYAYRALNTLRKLPVEPELHIISGRQQAGVEKAATAYGFARSTTDWRRIVESPDVDIVDICTPPGTHAEIAAAAAANGKAVISEKPLATSYEEGRMALDAVKKARVLNAVGFNYRKLPAVSLMKRMIDEGKVGKVQLWRAIWMSDEFIDPSIPFDWRFERKMGGTTIADLGAHLIDMAQWMIGDIEEVSAQSETFVRERADPAKSGGTRKVEVDDASSALVRFASGARGIMEMTRSCVRRPCDFTIEVNGTLGTLHFDYARLNELLYGDGSDAVELYGMRRIRAEHISHPYAANWWAIGQGVGYGSSFVNHFGDLLEKWPQGPWDPDFAQGLKVQAVCDAMEQSAASRQWVSVASIGKG; encoded by the coding sequence ATGACTTCATTGCCAAAAGTCCGCATCGGCATGGTCGGCTATGGCGGTATGGGCAAGGCGCATTCCTATGCCTATCGGGCGCTCAACACCTTGCGCAAGCTGCCCGTCGAGCCGGAACTTCACATCATCAGCGGCCGGCAGCAGGCGGGCGTCGAGAAGGCCGCCACTGCTTACGGCTTCGCGCGCTCGACGACCGACTGGCGCAGAATCGTCGAAAGTCCCGATGTCGACATCGTCGATATCTGTACGCCGCCCGGCACCCATGCCGAGATCGCCGCGGCCGCCGCCGCCAACGGCAAGGCGGTGATCTCGGAAAAGCCGCTCGCAACTTCCTATGAAGAAGGCCGCATGGCGCTCGATGCCGTCAAGAAGGCGAGGGTGCTCAACGCCGTCGGCTTCAATTACCGCAAGCTGCCGGCCGTCTCGCTGATGAAGCGGATGATCGATGAAGGCAAGGTCGGCAAGGTGCAGCTCTGGCGCGCCATCTGGATGTCGGACGAGTTCATCGACCCAAGCATTCCCTTCGACTGGCGTTTCGAACGCAAGATGGGCGGCACCACCATCGCCGATCTCGGCGCCCACCTGATCGACATGGCGCAGTGGATGATCGGCGACATCGAGGAGGTCAGCGCCCAGTCGGAGACCTTCGTGCGCGAGCGCGCCGATCCGGCGAAGTCCGGCGGCACGCGCAAGGTCGAGGTCGACGATGCGTCTTCAGCTTTGGTGCGTTTCGCCTCAGGTGCCCGCGGCATCATGGAGATGACGCGCTCCTGCGTCAGGCGGCCGTGTGATTTCACGATCGAGGTCAATGGCACGCTGGGCACACTGCATTTCGATTATGCCAGGCTGAATGAGCTGCTCTATGGCGACGGCAGCGACGCGGTGGAGCTCTATGGCATGCGCCGCATCCGCGCCGAGCACATATCGCATCCTTACGCCGCCAATTGGTGGGCGATCGGGCAGGGCGTCGGTTATGGTTCGAGCTTCGTCAATCATTTCGGCGATCTCCTGGAGAAATGGCCGCAAGGGCCGTGGGATCCCGATTTCGCGCAAGGTCTCAAGGTTCAGGCGGTGTGCGATGCGATGGAGCAGTCGGCGGCCAGCCGGCAATGGGTGTCGGTGGCGAGTATCGGCAAGGGGTAG
- a CDS encoding Gfo/Idh/MocA family protein encodes MARFRLGLVGAGRMGQTHMRAISGSDRVEVVAIAETSEAIRSTLKLPAGVKLHSEVEGMLKAGGIDGALVAVPSAYHVNMVARLAVAGLSVLCEKPCGITAREARVASEIAAKEKVLLQVAYWRRFVPQLKRLKDRIAQGEFGDLYLVSCYQWDETPPPASFRATSGGAFVDMGVHEFDQMRWLTGQEISNLRVATAATAYAEKVEVDPDAAQALCDLSGGACGLVSLGRRFPLGDACWAQVFGTKGFEDCRFFWPPESEKVFLDALRLQAEGFADAVCGRPSEGATAADAIAALIAAEQASAAIAKGRTR; translated from the coding sequence ATGGCGCGCTTCCGCCTAGGTCTGGTGGGTGCCGGGCGGATGGGCCAGACGCATATGCGCGCCATTTCCGGCAGTGATCGCGTCGAGGTGGTGGCGATCGCCGAAACCTCAGAAGCCATCCGCTCTACACTCAAGCTGCCTGCCGGCGTCAAACTCCATAGCGAAGTCGAAGGGATGCTGAAGGCCGGCGGCATCGATGGCGCACTGGTCGCGGTGCCGAGCGCCTATCACGTCAACATGGTGGCGCGACTCGCCGTCGCCGGTCTGTCGGTCCTGTGCGAAAAGCCGTGCGGGATCACGGCGCGCGAGGCGCGTGTAGCATCGGAGATCGCGGCGAAGGAGAAAGTGCTGCTCCAGGTCGCCTATTGGCGCCGCTTCGTGCCGCAACTGAAGCGGCTCAAAGACCGTATCGCGCAAGGCGAGTTCGGCGATCTCTATCTTGTCTCCTGCTACCAATGGGACGAGACACCGCCGCCCGCCTCCTTCCGCGCCACCAGCGGCGGCGCCTTCGTCGATATGGGCGTGCACGAATTCGATCAGATGCGTTGGCTGACGGGGCAGGAAATTTCCAATCTGCGGGTCGCTACGGCCGCGACCGCCTATGCGGAGAAAGTCGAGGTCGATCCCGATGCGGCGCAAGCCCTTTGCGATCTGTCGGGCGGCGCGTGCGGCCTTGTCTCGCTCGGCCGCCGCTTTCCCCTCGGCGATGCCTGCTGGGCGCAAGTGTTCGGCACCAAGGGTTTCGAGGATTGTCGTTTCTTCTGGCCGCCCGAAAGCGAGAAAGTGTTCCTCGACGCGCTGAGGCTGCAGGCGGAAGGTTTCGCCGATGCGGTCTGCGGCCGGCCCTCGGAAGGCGCCACGGCTGCGGATGCGATTGCGGCGCTCATTGCCGCCGAGCAGGCTTCGGCCGCGATCGCGAAAGGGAGGACGAGATGA
- a CDS encoding TIM barrel protein, which produces MTQTKQDKIVLANAPVSFGAFEITVGIDPNVPDGEGILDAVAGAGYRGIDLGPAGYLGTGDELKKRLHDRKLGLAGGYLELPYSEPARLKAALHELDILLDVFDAAGLPDSGLKPKPTLADLGSDRRKAHPGQAATRRELGFDAEGWKRFADGLESAVVRCRERGYEPTFHHETGTHIEAVWEIEKMLELTSIDLCLDTGHLLLGQGEPVKALKDWNGRINHIHLKDARTDVIDKIVKEAAPVIEIWRRGAFCALGKGDVDIEGVLAHLRRNYEGWLVVEQDILPDASAPDRPAMDQVANLSYLAERGF; this is translated from the coding sequence ATGACCCAGACAAAACAAGACAAGATCGTCCTCGCCAATGCCCCGGTGAGCTTCGGCGCCTTCGAGATCACCGTGGGTATCGATCCCAATGTGCCCGACGGCGAGGGCATTCTGGATGCGGTGGCAGGTGCCGGCTATCGCGGCATCGATCTGGGCCCCGCCGGCTATCTCGGCACAGGAGACGAACTGAAGAAGCGCCTCCACGACCGTAAGCTCGGTCTGGCTGGCGGCTATCTCGAACTTCCCTATAGCGAGCCCGCGCGTTTGAAAGCGGCGCTGCATGAGCTCGACATCTTGCTCGATGTCTTTGATGCGGCAGGCCTGCCGGATAGCGGTCTCAAGCCCAAGCCGACGCTCGCCGATCTCGGCAGCGACAGGCGCAAGGCGCATCCGGGACAGGCGGCCACCCGTCGCGAACTGGGCTTCGACGCGGAAGGCTGGAAGCGCTTCGCCGACGGGCTCGAAAGCGCTGTCGTACGTTGCCGCGAGCGCGGCTACGAGCCGACCTTCCATCACGAGACCGGCACTCATATCGAAGCCGTATGGGAGATCGAGAAGATGCTGGAATTGACCAGCATCGATCTCTGTCTCGATACCGGCCATCTGCTGCTGGGCCAAGGCGAGCCGGTCAAGGCGCTGAAAGACTGGAACGGGCGCATCAACCATATTCATCTGAAGGATGCGCGGACTGACGTGATCGACAAAATCGTCAAGGAAGCGGCTCCGGTGATCGAGATCTGGCGGCGCGGCGCCTTCTGCGCGCTGGGCAAGGGTGATGTCGATATCGAGGGTGTGCTCGCTCATCTGCGCCGGAACTATGAAGGCTGGCTGGTGGTCGAGCAGGATATCCTGCCGGATGCTTCGGCGCCCGACCGGCCGGCCATGGACCAGGTCGCCAATCTCTCCTATCTCGCTGAACGGGGCTTCTGA